The nucleotide window GCAAACGCACCAACATCACACGCCGACAAGTGAAGAACTTTTTAGGCAGTTTCCAACCTCGTTCTTTTTCTTTAGAGGTCGACACCTTCCAGAAATCttcattcaaaatttcaagCGTACATGACATAAAATAGTTTCCCTGTTTTTGTCCATACAGTCCCACTGTCTACTATCCCTTATTACTATAATTCCTCCCTTGGTAACACACACTGTTAGTTTTGCCCAATTAAACCCACCTATTAACCCAAATGTGATGTATTAAACTGGATATCCATACCTCAAGTTTCGTTTCTTGATGGCATATTGCGAATCAAAGATTTGAGAATCTCTCTTTTGCTCAACTTGTTCAACCCCTGAACTTAATATTTAAGCTTCATCCTGAGAATGCTTTTTGGTGCCTACCCCTCATCTTTCTACCCCACTCCATAATTTATACCACATTTGAGTCTGTTCTAGTTAGGGGTGAGCATACATATTGAAAATACGGACAAAACCGAATTAATTCGGTTTCGgtgttattttaaataaaacttcGATATTCGATATTGTTCTTCGGTTTAACCAAAGTTTTCATTACATGAACCCAAAATACCAAAACCTGGCAGTAACTAAGCTTTGGTTCAAATCAAAAGCCAAAGCTGCAGTTGGCCCCTTCCCTTCCAATTCGGAACACCCACATGAGGAGCCACGCGAGTAGTGCCAGATGGCACAGCTGAGACAGTTTCATCTATTTTTACTTGTGATGTCTTGTGAAGTTCCTGCCATGTTCACTAAGCATGAACCATCTATCATAATCTTCACTAATATCAACAAATTCAAATGATTTCTCATCAGACAGTGTAATTTATTAGCCATCACTGGACAAATAATATTAGGTCAAAAAAAGCCATGAGAAAGTTCTAAGCTGGAAACCGAAAGAGGAAAAGTGGGATATGGAAGAAAGAAACTAGAGAGAAATCAATCttctttttaccaaaaaaagGGACTCAAGTGGCCACTTTTTTGGTACTATACTAATATCAGTTACTGTTATGGGCATTCTTAGAATGACCACTACTTGATATCTCCCTCATGCCGTCACTTGGTTGAGAAAATATTTCCTTGTAAATCgctaaggggttgtttggtagagtgtataaaaataatgctaaatagaatgtattagtaatgcttgcattagcaatgcatgtattagttatgcttgcattaactatacatagattatttttatgcattgtttggtttgatgcattaaaaatagaatgcattgcatttaaaaaattatttacaaagatacccctcactattatggtggaaaagatataaaaaaaaaggtattgaggggcaattgggtctttaattgagttaatgcatgcattaaaaccattgcattgctaatacctagaaatccatggtattagcaatacacaccttaatacacaatagagtgtattagttatacataagttgaaaaagagtaccaaacaaggtactagtaatacacaaggttaatgcaagcattatattttttaatacactctaccaaacaacccctaaatCCTTTACATATATCTTCTATGTGATCTGCAGAACTCAACTGGCACCAAAGATGACCCCCttcaaaaataactatttcctaTTGTTTTATGTATGTCACATATTCCAGAACTTGTTTTCGTTTTAAAGATGATGCATTTATTGAATAACTTGTCCCCGTTTCATACACTAAGTGGTTAATGCTTTTCCTATTATCTTGTGTGTAATGTGGCAAGTCTGGCATAGCTTTTTCTTGTTATTACGAAATGTCTGTATGTCATACACTAACTGGGTTATGCTTTTGAAAGCTGGTGTATGACTTATGTTGGATGACATTATCAATGTTATGAACTGTTGGAACACACTATCACCTTTATATTTACTTCTCTCAACTACATTTCTAGTCAAAATGATCTTTACTATCTTCTTTTTGCAGAGTCCATGTGAACATATCTTCTGCTTAGATTGTGCCAGGAGCGACTCTCTCTGCTACCTGTAAGCATATATCCTATTTCTCCACTTTTAAGAGTGATATTATCATTGCTTTAGGATATAAAATTATCAACTAtgtatcaaatattattttggaCATCCTCACATTTAAAGATGGCAAGTCAAAAGGATTGCAAACAATATAGTGATTTATAAGGGATATGCTGCTGGTAACAGCATGGGGTACTATAAGGCGTGTATTTTAGATCTTGGCTGTTCTACTTAAACCTGAATTTCACATTGATATTTTGTCAGGTCATGTTTCAGTATCATATCTCTGTTTTTAGGCctgaattttccttttttttttgtcgaGTAGACTAAAGGATTGACATCTTAGTTTTTTAGTCTAATCCTATATCAGCTTGGCTAGTTTTTGAAATACCATTTTATTAGAAATTCTCTTCCAAGTTAGAGAGATATTGCTCATTTGAAGAGTTTCATCAGCCCTTGTCGTGGCAGATGGTTGATTTTAACTCTGACTCGAAATTTGGAATCTCATCAAGAGCATTTATGATTGTCATGGTAAGCATCATCTGGAAAATTCTCACACATTCTTATTGAACTATATTGCTACTTAATTGTTAATGAGTAAGCTAGGTTGGTTAGTTTGGCTTTACCTGTTCCATACTTGTTTCTCTGATCTAATGATATGGAATCCAAACTACATTTTTCTTATTCAGCTGTGATGAACGCATTCAGAAGATTCAAACGATTAAAATGCTGGAAGGGGTCTATGTCTGCGCAGCTCCGCATTGTCTCAAGTCCTTTCTGAAGAAGACTGAATTTGAATCTCATATTCATGAGAATCACAGTGATCTCCTTAGTGCAGAGAAAGATGAAAACATTTCAGAATCTGCTAGTGCTAGGAAATCTGCAGCATCTGAATCTACAGTGCAAGCACCATCTAGGCCCATGTTTTCTCCTGGTTCAGGTTCCCAGGCACATGATCGTGAAGACAAAGCTCATCATTCTCAATCTATAGACCAACATCCTCCTAGGCCTTTTATGCAACAAAAGCCATCTTTCACTGGTTCAACCCAAAATCATCCACTAGAGCAACAGTCTGATAGTAATCCTCCTCCAGGCTTTGAAAGGCTTGGCATGCAGAATCGGCTACCTCAGCAAGGTTTTGATGTACAGCAGGGTTCATTCCGGCCAGACCCAAGTCACTTTCCAGACAAGCAGCAAGGGATTATGGGGAGTTCCCCTTTTTCTGAATTTCCAATGCATATGCAGCAACCTCATGGCTTTGCGGTGCCTATGAATTCGAATCCTGGTTTGGCTCCTCAATCTGGTTATCCTCAGTTCGCAACTGATGGAGCTCAACCATTTTATGGTGCTGCTTCATTTGAGATGCCTAGGCCAGACTCAACTCCTGAAAGGGGATCAGAACAAGGGTCTTTGCTAGGTTTTCCAACTGGTGCTGCAGGAAATATGAATTTTCCAGAAAATTACCCTCGGCCATGGAATATGGGGCAGCCGGCTGGGTCGTTTGAGCCCACTGCAGTTCAACCTTCCCCAGATGGTTATGTTAATGCTACTGATCCTCAAGGAAGAGCAGTATTTCTCCGAGGAGACTATGGAAGGAATGCCAGTGTAATGCCCTCAAACCTGCGACCTCCGCCTTCGGCCAACAGAGGATTGGAAGGTGGACAGAGTAGTAACTCCATGGACACCAGAGATAGCAAGGGTATACTGATGCCACAACCTATGCCCCTCCCACCACCCCCACCTATACCTCATCACATGTCGCAACTCCAGATAGGAGGCAGACAGTATTCTGGTGATACAACCCACGATGGACAGGGCTATGGTTGGCAACATGAAAAACGTGATAATTACGGAAGCAGCCAAGACTAGTTATGTTCTTGTTATTCCTCTATCGTTTCTTTTGTAAGAACAGTGCCCGTTTTGTGTTGCCTCAGTGTATTTTACTTTCTAAATATACCAACATTGTTTTGTTAAAACTGAAACGTTGGGTTCCCCGACATTTACCCAGCTTCTTGTTCAAACGCAAAAGTCTCATTCTGCTTATTCAGGATTTGCAGCTTCTGAATTGAGGCCAGAGTATGCAAAcaagaattaacaatttattgCTGTAGTACAATTTTACATATCTAGCAGGCAAATCATGTTGCAAGCTTATAGCTTTGTCAAGACCTTACAATAGTTTGCT belongs to Solanum stenotomum isolate F172 chromosome 1, ASM1918654v1, whole genome shotgun sequence and includes:
- the LOC125852160 gene encoding E3 ubiquitin-protein ligase HAKAI homolog is translated as MLQIRLSKPANESGGVAKWLPPETVTVACPDHLVLSDLPVAKSVGTVNPASMLKTLGRRSRRQLAERVHFCVCCDFPIAVYGRLSPCEHIFCLDCARSDSLCYLCDERIQKIQTIKMLEGVYVCAAPHCLKSFLKKTEFESHIHENHSDLLSAEKDENISESASARKSAASESTVQAPSRPMFSPGSGSQAHDREDKAHHSQSIDQHPPRPFMQQKPSFTGSTQNHPLEQQSDSNPPPGFERLGMQNRLPQQGFDVQQGSFRPDPSHFPDKQQGIMGSSPFSEFPMHMQQPHGFAVPMNSNPGLAPQSGYPQFATDGAQPFYGAASFEMPRPDSTPERGSEQGSLLGFPTGAAGNMNFPENYPRPWNMGQPAGSFEPTAVQPSPDGYVNATDPQGRAVFLRGDYGRNASVMPSNLRPPPSANRGLEGGQSSNSMDTRDSKGILMPQPMPLPPPPPIPHHMSQLQIGGRQYSGDTTHDGQGYGWQHEKRDNYGSSQD